The following coding sequences are from one Leishmania braziliensis MHOM/BR/75/M2904 complete genome, chromosome 36 window:
- a CDS encoding putative mitogen-activated protein kinase, with protein sequence MSNEIESHILKKYEIQTQLGQGAYGIVWRAVERKYNRIVALKKIYDAFQNSTDAQRTFREIMFLHRLHHPNIIKLLHVHRAYNDRDIYLVFEYMETDLHVVIRANILEEIHKQFIMYQLLKTMKYLHSAEILHRDMKPSNLLINSDCTMKVADFGLARSILSLESEQASRPVLTDYIATRWYRPPEILLGSTRYTKGVDMWSVGCILGELMLGKPIFPGRSTTNQLELICSVTGMPSSADVAATNSQFAHAMLRDIHLSHRRTFAELLPNASADALDLIQRLMCFNPNRRISAKEALGHPYVAAFHRPDEEPVAPDPITISLPDNERLPLDKYRDAIYEQIAALRRCSASGEQRQRMERQASSGTPSRKTSTSSGAAAAAAATSGSRAGTSSSTITRSNASSSAAVRVVPQRSTVKSTSTSGVNDSVPSKTYARPAFRQAAPSTTAIESRPVARETVVRK encoded by the coding sequence ATGTCGAACGAGATTGAGTCGCATATTCTAAAGAAATATGAGATTCAAACGCAGCTAGGACAGGGTGCATACGGCATCGTTTGGCGCGCCGTGGAGCGCAAATACAACCGCATCGTTGCGCTCAAGAAGATCTACGACGCTTTTCAAAACTCGACagatgcgcagcgcaccTTCCGTGAGATTATGTTCTTGCACCGGCTGCACCACCCCAACATCATCAAGCTTCTGCACGTCCATCGCGCCTACAATGATCGCGATATCTACCTTGTCTTCGAATACATGGAGACGGACCTGCACGTGGTGATTCGGGCAAACATCTTGGAAGAAATTCACAAGCAGTTCATCATGTACCAGCTGCTCAAGACGATGAAGTACCTGCACTCTGCCGAGATTCTTCACCGTGACATGAAGCCAAGCAACCTGCTTATCAACAGCGACTGCACGATGAAGGTGGCTGACTTCGGTCTCGCGCGCTCCATCCTTTCACTTGAGAGTGAGCAGGCGTCGCGTCCGGTGCTAACAGACTACATTGCGACGCGGTGGTACCGTCCGCCGGAGATTCTGCTTGGATCGACACGATACACTAAGGGCGTAGATATGTGGTCGGTGGGCTGCATTCTTGGAGAGCTGATGCTTGGCAAGCCCATCTTTCCCGGCCGCTCCACCACAAACCAGTTAGAGCTTATCTGCAGCGTGACAGGCATGCCTTCCTCGGCGGATGTGGCGGCGACCAACTCGCAGTTTGCCCACGCCATGCTTCGCGACATCCACCTCTCGCACCGACGCACATTCGCCGAACTTCTGCCAAACGCTTCTGCGGATGCGTTGGACCTTATCCAGCGCCTGATGTGCTTCAACCCAAACCGGCGCATCAGTGCGAAAGAGGCTCTGGGACACCCGTACGTGGCTGCCTTTCACCGTCCTGACGAGGAGCCGGTGGCGCCCGATCCCATcaccatctctctccctgacAACGAGCGCCTGCCATTGGACAAGTATAGAGACGCCATCTACGAGCAAAttgccgcgctgcgccgttgcTCCGCGTCTGGCGAGCAACGGCAGCGCATGGAGCGACAAGCTTCCAGCGGTACCCCTAGTCGCAAGACgtccaccagcagcggcgccgccgccgctgctgctgctaccagTGGCTCTCGAGCAGGCACCAGCTCCTCTACAATCACGCGATCCaacgcgagcagcagcgctgccgtaCGAGTTGtaccgcagcgcagcactgTAAAGTCTACTTCGACCAGTGGCGTCAACGATTCTGTACCTTCGAAGACGTATGCCCGTCCCGCCTTCCGCCAGGCAGCGCCTTCCACCACTGCTATAGAAAGTAGACCCGTCGCGCGCGAGACAGTGGTACGCAAGTGA